The Pseudonocardia alni genome includes a region encoding these proteins:
- a CDS encoding transglycosylase family protein, whose amino-acid sequence MPWNRTPRPSWAEHLPPSSRGPAARRAAVAVLTAGALVGVTAFSLSPLPAQLGLTAVGCNEGKAVRQLEAARETRTQTRALLADLAVSDDTRAQGLASEIAGLGFTPATQPPGWRQKAVDVSDQLNTLDAADPHLQQVAAKLARAGFGPTPADLLPKDPPPPSPGPVAELGESLGNAADSAVGAVTSAGEAVTEIGKPKPTPSSAGSAGRPAASNPKRQAEPALPQTCIDHAGATAAPAAPAPAPKPAAPAPKPAAAAPAPAPAAAPAAPAATPDPEPDEDSTSDTTPDSDDTSSPSTSETSPDSPADDGDAAEQPDTGAPNTADETDTDSSEPSSPGSDTSDSADSGSSDSSSSDSGSSDSGPSDNDPTTDAPDDTATDSSTDLGADSGSGSDSSTTTDTSPGSSDSSSGPGESSGSSGGGSGQDLEKARIALQLVGELMQALGASSDADAGQVRDSVLGVLDREQLEKLGADPADLAKLDQLDDLGSGDSPASSGSGASDTGTDSTGSDSTGPADSDGAGSGSSDTDSSTTSGSGDTPTTSSSGGGESSSTTEQASDGGAGDAWEAGAEKLAEQVRDAADADPLAEQLAEKLDAAGIGSSTDSGSDSGTGSGSTQPDEQATDGTGQGETGSAEQPSTGNGDADTGAAAGSGTGSGSDAAGGDVQSPQAGDPISRPGADQNGQGQTGAGQADQPIDQQGDSAGEAGQTGSDEQGSSDGQSDPDAQGGSSEDGEQPRDPEGSEPAPAAGDSAQAATWDRLAQCESGGDWAIDTGNGYSGGLQFDQATWAAYGGTGSAHEASREEQIAVAEKVRADRDGYSAWPACSKKLGLA is encoded by the coding sequence ATGCCCTGGAACCGCACGCCGCGCCCCTCGTGGGCCGAGCACCTTCCCCCGTCCTCGCGCGGTCCTGCCGCGCGCCGCGCCGCGGTCGCGGTGCTGACCGCCGGAGCGCTGGTCGGGGTGACCGCGTTCTCGCTGAGCCCGCTGCCCGCCCAGCTCGGCCTGACCGCGGTCGGCTGCAACGAGGGCAAGGCCGTGCGCCAGCTCGAGGCCGCCCGCGAGACCCGCACCCAGACCCGGGCGTTGCTGGCCGATCTCGCCGTCAGCGACGACACCAGGGCTCAGGGGCTGGCCAGCGAGATCGCTGGGCTCGGTTTCACCCCCGCGACCCAGCCGCCCGGATGGCGGCAGAAGGCCGTGGACGTCTCCGACCAGCTCAACACCCTCGACGCCGCCGATCCGCACCTGCAGCAGGTCGCGGCCAAGCTGGCCCGCGCCGGGTTCGGCCCGACCCCTGCCGACCTGCTGCCCAAGGACCCGCCGCCGCCCTCACCGGGCCCGGTCGCCGAGCTGGGCGAGTCCCTCGGCAACGCCGCGGACAGCGCCGTCGGCGCGGTCACCTCCGCCGGTGAGGCGGTCACCGAGATCGGGAAACCCAAGCCCACGCCCAGCAGCGCCGGGTCCGCCGGACGACCTGCCGCCTCGAACCCCAAGCGCCAGGCCGAGCCCGCGCTGCCCCAGACCTGCATAGATCACGCCGGTGCCACCGCAGCCCCCGCCGCCCCAGCCCCGGCACCGAAGCCCGCTGCGCCGGCGCCGAAGCCCGCTGCGGCCGCACCCGCCCCAGCCCCAGCTGCGGCACCGGCGGCGCCCGCAGCGACACCGGACCCCGAACCGGACGAGGACTCGACCTCGGATACGACGCCGGACAGCGACGACACCAGCAGCCCGAGCACCAGCGAGACCAGCCCGGACAGCCCCGCCGACGACGGCGACGCCGCCGAGCAGCCCGACACCGGCGCGCCGAACACCGCCGACGAGACCGACACCGACTCCTCGGAACCCAGCTCCCCCGGCTCGGACACCTCCGACTCCGCCGACTCCGGCAGCTCGGACTCCAGTAGCTCGGACTCCGGTAGCTCGGACTCCGGGCCGTCGGACAACGACCCCACCACCGACGCCCCGGACGACACCGCGACCGACAGCAGCACAGACCTCGGTGCCGATTCCGGGTCCGGCTCGGACAGCTCGACGACCACGGACACCTCGCCGGGCAGCTCGGACAGTTCGTCGGGTCCGGGCGAGTCCTCCGGCTCGTCCGGGGGCGGTTCGGGCCAGGACCTGGAGAAGGCGCGGATCGCGTTGCAGCTGGTCGGTGAGCTGATGCAGGCTCTGGGTGCCAGCTCGGACGCCGATGCCGGTCAGGTCCGCGACTCCGTGCTCGGGGTTCTGGACCGTGAGCAGCTGGAGAAGCTCGGGGCCGACCCCGCGGACCTGGCCAAGCTCGACCAGCTCGACGACCTCGGTTCCGGGGACTCCCCCGCCTCATCGGGCTCCGGGGCGAGCGACACCGGCACGGACAGCACCGGCTCCGACAGCACCGGCCCGGCCGATTCCGACGGCGCCGGTTCGGGCTCCTCGGATACCGACTCTTCGACGACCTCGGGCTCGGGTGACACGCCGACGACGTCGTCGTCGGGCGGTGGTGAGTCGTCGTCGACGACCGAGCAGGCCAGTGACGGTGGCGCAGGTGATGCGTGGGAGGCCGGGGCGGAGAAGCTGGCCGAGCAGGTGCGCGACGCCGCCGACGCCGACCCGTTGGCCGAGCAGCTCGCCGAGAAGCTCGACGCCGCAGGCATCGGCTCCAGCACCGACTCCGGCTCCGACTCCGGCACCGGCTCGGGCTCGACCCAGCCCGATGAGCAGGCGACGGACGGCACGGGGCAGGGCGAGACCGGCAGCGCCGAGCAGCCCTCCACCGGGAACGGCGACGCCGACACCGGTGCAGCGGCCGGGTCGGGCACCGGCTCCGGCAGCGACGCGGCGGGCGGCGACGTGCAGAGCCCGCAGGCCGGGGACCCGATCTCGCGGCCCGGCGCGGACCAGAACGGGCAGGGCCAGACCGGGGCGGGGCAGGCCGACCAGCCCATCGACCAGCAGGGCGACAGTGCCGGAGAGGCCGGGCAGACCGGCTCCGACGAGCAGGGAAGCTCCGACGGGCAGAGCGACCCGGATGCGCAGGGCGGCTCCTCCGAGGACGGGGAGCAGCCCCGGGACCCGGAGGGATCCGAACCCGCACCGGCGGCCGGTGACAGCGCGCAGGCCGCGACCTGGGACCGGCTCGCCCAGTGCGAGTCCGGCGGGGACTGGGCGATCGACACCGGCAACGGCTACTCCGGCGGCCTCCAGTTCGACCAGGCCACCTGGGCGGCCTACGGCGGCACCGGCTCGGCCCACGAGGCCAGCCGCGAGGAGCAGATCGCGGTCGCGGAGAAGGTCCGCGCCGACCGCGACGGCTACTCGGCATGGCCGGCGTGCTCGAAGAAGCTGGGTCTGGCCTGA
- a CDS encoding glycoside hydrolase family 16 protein, which produces MISPQLVVGAALALTTTLTASGLVPAAAPEGGVECGWRITAVHVLAELTGDTSARAEKLRRALLDVGANKPGFIPAQCYEPGSGNSSGSGSGGSGGSGNDSSDTGTAPSTGNGSGSNDSGGNGSGGNGADAGNSSGGGTASGGGAASKCKTTAAETLGWGEPKVADEFEGTSISGDWNAYDGPGHGGNGRRTPDAISVADGQLTITGSENGDAGGMAWSPHSQQYGRWEGCAQSPPGAGSLHTLFLLWPTAENWPEGGEVDFMEISDGTRQKVEGFLHYGSDNSQTQGSVEIDATEWHAFAVEWTPDKITYLVDGKPWFTDDDKSHNPPGPMHLTIQLDYFGGDASGGAAMHVDWVRQYELTGGGASAGVDVSAGQDGVDAGADVSLGGDSAGQSSGGGSGGDSDRGGDGGGERGDSGGGSRGGD; this is translated from the coding sequence GTGATCAGTCCCCAGCTGGTGGTGGGCGCCGCGCTGGCGCTCACCACCACCCTGACCGCGTCCGGGCTCGTCCCGGCCGCCGCCCCCGAGGGCGGGGTCGAGTGCGGGTGGCGGATCACCGCGGTGCACGTGCTCGCCGAGCTCACCGGCGACACCTCCGCGCGGGCGGAGAAGCTGCGCCGGGCCCTGCTCGACGTCGGCGCGAACAAGCCCGGCTTCATCCCGGCCCAGTGCTACGAGCCCGGCTCCGGCAACTCCAGCGGGTCCGGGTCCGGTGGGTCCGGTGGGTCCGGCAACGATTCCAGCGACACCGGTACGGCCCCGAGCACAGGCAACGGCTCGGGCAGCAACGACTCCGGTGGCAACGGCTCCGGTGGCAACGGCGCCGACGCGGGGAACAGCTCCGGCGGCGGGACGGCCTCGGGCGGCGGAGCTGCCAGCAAGTGCAAGACCACCGCGGCGGAGACGCTCGGCTGGGGCGAGCCGAAGGTGGCTGATGAGTTCGAGGGCACCTCGATCTCCGGGGACTGGAACGCCTACGACGGGCCCGGCCACGGCGGCAACGGCCGCCGGACCCCGGACGCGATCAGCGTCGCCGACGGGCAGCTGACCATCACCGGCTCGGAGAACGGCGACGCAGGCGGGATGGCCTGGTCGCCCCACAGCCAGCAGTACGGGCGCTGGGAGGGCTGCGCCCAGTCCCCGCCCGGGGCCGGGTCCCTGCACACCCTGTTCCTGCTCTGGCCGACCGCGGAGAACTGGCCCGAGGGCGGCGAGGTCGACTTCATGGAGATCTCCGACGGGACCCGGCAGAAGGTCGAGGGGTTCCTGCACTACGGCTCGGACAACTCCCAGACCCAGGGCTCGGTCGAGATCGACGCCACCGAGTGGCACGCCTTCGCCGTGGAGTGGACCCCGGACAAGATCACCTACCTCGTCGACGGCAAGCCGTGGTTCACCGACGACGACAAGTCCCACAACCCGCCCGGGCCGATGCACCTGACCATCCAGCTCGACTACTTCGGCGGTGACGCCTCAGGCGGGGCGGCGATGCACGTCGACTGGGTCCGCCAGTACGAGCTCACCGGCGGCGGAGCCTCGGCCGGGGTCGACGTCTCGGCCGGGCAGGACGGCGTCGACGCCGGCGCCGACGTGTCCCTCGGCGGCGACTCCGCCGGTCAGAGCAGCGGCGGCGGCTCCGGCGGCGACAGCGACCGCGGTGGCGATGGCGGTGGTGAACGCGGTGACTCCGGTGGCGGGTCCCGCGGAGGCGACTGA
- a CDS encoding trypsin-like serine peptidase encodes MTNRNWRTTSTTTVLTTVMTAALALALWTSEAPQGTRVVGLGSAAPWGSADPRTPTAPLAPTPPVQGQAGPVVGGLSATSVGVLVVDGGRHQCSAAVVASRSRRVLATAAHCVWLDGGWRVDGAFFIPGYAAGEEPLGRWTVDTAYVPPAWQQIDSPINDVAADTDFAFVTLLPRDGVLPEQVLGAQGIRFSTPDRLPVAALGYPATGVYDGQSLRGCDGPAAVETFTRPDRDGGQVLAMTCDMTEGASGGPWLAGPDAAAGRGQVVGVVSGGDATQLVSPRFGAAAREIYEAADSAALIPDQPTTPDPALARTAPRGGTS; translated from the coding sequence ATGACCAACCGCAACTGGCGCACGACGTCGACGACCACGGTCCTCACCACGGTGATGACCGCGGCGTTGGCGCTGGCGCTGTGGACCTCCGAGGCCCCGCAGGGCACTCGGGTGGTGGGACTCGGGTCGGCCGCACCGTGGGGGTCGGCCGACCCGAGGACCCCAACCGCACCCCTGGCGCCTACGCCGCCGGTGCAGGGCCAGGCCGGCCCGGTCGTCGGCGGCCTGTCGGCGACCTCGGTCGGCGTGCTGGTCGTCGACGGCGGACGCCACCAGTGCTCGGCGGCGGTGGTCGCCTCGCGGTCGCGGCGGGTGCTGGCCACCGCGGCGCACTGCGTGTGGCTCGACGGCGGCTGGCGGGTCGACGGGGCGTTCTTCATCCCCGGCTACGCCGCGGGTGAGGAACCGCTGGGCCGGTGGACCGTCGACACCGCCTACGTGCCACCGGCCTGGCAGCAGATCGACTCCCCCATCAACGACGTCGCCGCCGACACCGACTTCGCGTTCGTGACGCTGCTGCCCCGCGACGGGGTCCTGCCCGAGCAGGTCCTCGGCGCGCAGGGCATCCGCTTCTCCACCCCCGACCGGCTCCCGGTCGCCGCGCTGGGCTACCCGGCCACCGGCGTCTACGACGGGCAGTCCTTGCGGGGCTGCGACGGCCCCGCCGCAGTCGAGACCTTCACCCGGCCGGACCGCGACGGCGGGCAGGTGCTGGCGATGACCTGCGACATGACCGAGGGCGCCTCGGGCGGGCCGTGGCTGGCCGGCCCGGACGCCGCAGCCGGGCGCGGGCAGGTCGTCGGGGTCGTGTCCGGCGGCGATGCCACCCAGCTGGTCTCACCCCGATTCGGCGCCGCAGCCCGCGAGATCTACGAGGCCGCCGACTCCGCCGCCCTGATCCCCGACCAGCCCACCACCCCCGACCCCGCGCTCGCCCGGACCGCCCCTCGAGGAGGGACCAGCTGA
- a CDS encoding ATP-binding protein, with protein MSIFGKRRHVQPRTTSDLLSQFTDLDGIPVSAPADPIGPDEERANGRRGGRSRVNQATAPRQGHREPGRGWAAVDAARRAPVYRATTAEVGGLFPLLASNGVPAIGARLGYDTQSGGAFYVHPTEWVLRQMVTNPNLVVFGEPGRGKSSTVVALMLRMMLFGVRSLISGDVKGEYTPLLRSLGITPIALGRGSHHRLNALDLGPIRSRWGTWSTERQREELTGILARWTRLLTALAEAQGYDPTVTDEHVLSTVLNRLVGAEHGADELRPITIPDVVDQLAHPDDDLWQATRFASHRQFLDHTRQITDALSNLVVGPLSGLFDEPTNFDLDWDAPVQSMDLSLLRSRGDQAIAVALTCLGSWSSMITDLQDDGDVRIVVRDEVWRQMRLGLRAVQAVDSDLRLSRAERKIQLLVMHKPSDLLSVGAAGSQEVSIAKDLLALCSTRILLGQSTRVGDELADELGLSEREQAVLTGWAMEGQGRALWKLENRPGMKIQTVLSPTERAIFDTNAGLRSRDDQPHATPQHPALQEPSPPTGRPGRPRLVPVSASTPDPSLDAAAPAAVEHLAAAVRISTNGTGHNGRGSGGAPPRR; from the coding sequence ATGAGCATCTTCGGTAAGCGCCGCCACGTACAGCCGCGCACCACCAGCGACCTGCTGAGCCAGTTCACCGACCTCGACGGCATCCCCGTCTCCGCACCCGCCGACCCCATCGGCCCGGACGAGGAGCGCGCCAACGGCCGGCGAGGCGGCCGGAGTCGGGTCAACCAGGCCACCGCCCCCCGCCAGGGCCACCGTGAACCGGGCCGCGGATGGGCCGCGGTCGACGCAGCCCGCCGGGCCCCGGTCTACCGGGCCACCACCGCCGAGGTCGGCGGACTGTTCCCGCTGCTGGCCTCCAACGGCGTCCCGGCCATCGGCGCCCGGCTGGGCTACGACACCCAGTCCGGGGGCGCCTTCTACGTCCACCCCACCGAGTGGGTGCTGCGCCAGATGGTCACCAACCCGAACCTGGTGGTGTTCGGCGAACCGGGCCGCGGCAAGTCCTCCACCGTCGTCGCTTTGATGCTGCGGATGATGCTCTTCGGCGTCCGCTCGCTGATCTCCGGTGACGTGAAGGGCGAGTACACCCCGCTGCTGCGCTCGCTCGGGATCACCCCGATCGCGCTCGGCCGCGGTAGCCACCACCGCCTCAACGCCCTGGACCTCGGACCCATCCGATCGAGGTGGGGCACCTGGAGCACCGAGCGGCAGCGCGAGGAACTCACCGGCATCCTGGCGCGCTGGACAAGGCTGCTGACCGCGCTGGCCGAGGCCCAGGGCTACGACCCGACCGTCACCGACGAGCACGTCCTCTCCACCGTGCTCAACCGGCTCGTCGGCGCCGAGCACGGCGCGGACGAGCTGCGCCCGATCACCATCCCCGACGTCGTCGACCAGCTCGCCCACCCCGACGACGACCTGTGGCAGGCCACCCGCTTCGCCTCCCACCGCCAGTTCCTCGACCACACCCGCCAGATCACCGACGCCCTGTCCAACCTCGTCGTCGGCCCGCTGTCGGGGTTGTTCGACGAGCCGACGAACTTCGACCTCGACTGGGACGCCCCCGTGCAGTCGATGGACCTCTCGCTGCTGCGCAGCAGGGGCGATCAGGCAATCGCGGTCGCTCTGACCTGCCTCGGCTCCTGGTCCTCGATGATCACCGACCTGCAGGACGACGGCGACGTGCGCATCGTCGTGCGCGACGAGGTCTGGCGGCAGATGCGACTCGGGCTGCGCGCGGTCCAGGCCGTCGACTCCGACCTGCGCCTGTCCCGCGCCGAACGCAAGATCCAGCTCCTGGTGATGCACAAGCCCTCCGACCTGCTCTCCGTCGGGGCCGCCGGCTCCCAGGAGGTCTCCATCGCCAAGGACCTGCTCGCGCTGTGCTCGACCCGGATCCTGCTCGGCCAGTCCACCCGGGTCGGCGACGAGCTCGCCGACGAGCTCGGACTGTCCGAGCGTGAACAGGCCGTGCTCACCGGCTGGGCGATGGAAGGCCAGGGCCGTGCGCTGTGGAAGCTGGAGAACCGCCCCGGCATGAAGATCCAGACGGTCCTCTCCCCCACCGAGCGGGCCATCTTCGACACCAATGCTGGGCTGCGCTCCCGAGACGACCAGCCCCACGCGACACCGCAGCACCCCGCGCTCCAGGAACCCTCACCGCCGACCGGGCGCCCAGGCCGCCCACGGCTGGTGCCGGTGAGCGCCTCCACTCCCGACCCCAGCCTCGACGCCGCCGCGCCCGCCGCCGTCGAGCACCTGGCCGCGGCCGTCAGGATCTCGACCAACGGCACCGGCCACAACGGCCGTGGCTCCGGCGGCGCACCGCCGCGACGGTGA
- a CDS encoding C40 family peptidase, translating into MDQKKSTIALAVGAVILVFAGAVLTMGVGMLTIVAGGALPGGGCGGDGGLGGGSQTIGGTDWNAEQTDNAATIVNIVVQRGLPRRAAVIAISTVIVESRLVNVSHGDRDSLGLYQQRPSQGWGSPEQVLNPDYATRIFLDRLIALPGWATMPPGTAAQAVQRSAFPDRYAPQEAPAAALVDRFWVGPDNPAPAAPGAAPDVQLASTAFACPDQGGAGVPLAPSNIDPTKLPPGFVPPTDPAQRAAVTYALAQLGKPYIWGAKGPNGFDCSGLMLAAWAAAGVPIPAGTVNQKNAGTPASPATIAPGDLVFIPGSLGSPTNPRHVGMYVGNGLVVNAYDSSTGVILQPLSDWADKITHVRHIAGPAGAPAPAPVPAARAETALAEAAGS; encoded by the coding sequence GTGGACCAGAAGAAGAGCACCATCGCCCTGGCGGTCGGCGCGGTCATCCTCGTCTTCGCCGGCGCCGTGCTGACGATGGGCGTGGGCATGCTGACCATCGTCGCCGGGGGCGCGCTCCCCGGCGGGGGCTGCGGCGGCGATGGCGGCCTCGGCGGCGGGTCGCAGACGATCGGCGGCACCGACTGGAACGCTGAGCAGACCGACAACGCCGCCACGATCGTCAACATCGTCGTCCAGCGCGGCCTCCCGCGCCGGGCCGCGGTCATCGCGATCTCCACCGTGATCGTCGAATCGAGACTGGTCAACGTCAGCCACGGCGACCGCGACTCCCTGGGCCTCTACCAGCAGCGGCCCTCGCAGGGCTGGGGCTCACCGGAGCAGGTCCTCAACCCCGACTACGCGACCCGGATCTTCCTGGACCGCCTCATCGCCCTGCCCGGCTGGGCGACCATGCCGCCGGGCACCGCCGCGCAGGCGGTGCAGCGCTCGGCGTTCCCCGACCGCTACGCCCCCCAGGAAGCACCGGCCGCAGCCCTGGTCGACCGGTTCTGGGTCGGCCCGGACAACCCCGCCCCCGCCGCACCCGGTGCCGCACCGGACGTGCAGCTGGCCTCGACCGCGTTCGCCTGCCCCGACCAGGGCGGCGCCGGGGTCCCGCTGGCCCCGTCGAACATCGACCCGACCAAGCTCCCGCCCGGGTTCGTCCCGCCCACCGACCCCGCACAGCGCGCCGCGGTCACCTACGCCCTGGCCCAGCTCGGCAAGCCCTACATCTGGGGCGCCAAGGGACCCAACGGCTTCGACTGCTCCGGGCTGATGCTCGCCGCCTGGGCCGCCGCAGGCGTCCCGATCCCCGCAGGGACGGTCAACCAGAAGAACGCCGGCACCCCCGCCAGCCCCGCGACCATCGCCCCCGGCGACCTGGTGTTCATCCCCGGCTCGCTCGGCTCCCCCACCAACCCCCGCCACGTCGGCATGTACGTCGGCAACGGCCTGGTCGTCAACGCCTACGACTCCAGCACCGGAGTCATCCTGCAGCCGCTCTCGGACTGGGCCGACAAGATCACCCACGTCCGCCACATCGCCGGCCCCGCCGGTGCACCGGCCCCGGCGCCCGTCCCCGCTGCCCGCGCTGAAACAGCCCTCGCCGAGGCCGCGGGCTCATGA
- a CDS encoding MinD/ParA family ATP-binding protein: protein MLSGVVRERRARPQQGWRHFAYQLTGGRWNPGLSEAEARLRDQLQKIRTPLPGPHSVVVGSIKGGIGKTTVSALLGLALAEYRGDRVIAMDANPDAGTLGDRLVGETLAAKTTVRDLLYALDEIRAHTDLAGYTHLAGRLQVLTSEQEPELSETFSAADYEAALRLLARYYNAIITDSGTGIVHSAMQGSLRHADSLVIVGAPTNDGASRAARTFRWLAANGYRHLTEDAVVVLSYDRHSPDIDDRVIRDFFAERCRAVIVLPPDPHLQAGGIIDFDALTPAARDAALELAATVAEGFQGRRTHGLASHGFRTPPTDPGGPR from the coding sequence GTGCTGTCGGGAGTGGTCCGCGAGCGGCGGGCCCGTCCTCAGCAGGGATGGCGCCACTTCGCCTACCAGCTGACCGGCGGCCGCTGGAACCCCGGACTGTCCGAGGCCGAGGCCCGGCTGCGCGACCAGCTGCAGAAGATCCGGACCCCGCTGCCCGGCCCGCACAGCGTCGTCGTCGGCTCGATCAAGGGCGGGATCGGCAAGACCACCGTGTCCGCGCTGCTCGGGCTCGCGCTCGCGGAGTACCGCGGGGACCGGGTCATCGCGATGGACGCCAACCCCGACGCCGGCACCCTCGGCGACCGCCTCGTCGGCGAGACCCTGGCCGCGAAGACCACCGTGCGCGACCTGCTCTACGCCCTGGACGAGATCCGCGCCCACACCGACCTGGCCGGCTACACCCATCTCGCCGGGCGCCTGCAGGTCCTCACCAGCGAGCAGGAACCGGAGCTGTCGGAGACGTTCTCCGCGGCCGACTACGAGGCCGCGCTGCGGCTGCTGGCCCGCTACTACAACGCGATCATCACCGACTCCGGAACCGGGATCGTGCACTCGGCGATGCAGGGCAGCCTGCGCCACGCCGACTCCCTGGTCATCGTCGGTGCGCCGACCAATGACGGCGCCTCCCGCGCCGCTCGCACCTTCCGCTGGCTGGCCGCCAACGGATACCGCCACCTCACCGAGGACGCGGTGGTGGTGCTGTCCTATGACCGCCACAGCCCTGACATCGACGACCGCGTGATTCGCGACTTCTTCGCCGAACGCTGCCGCGCGGTGATCGTCCTTCCCCCCGACCCGCACCTGCAGGCCGGCGGGATCATCGACTTCGACGCCCTCACCCCCGCCGCGCGCGACGCCGCGCTCGAGCTCGCCGCGACCGTCGCCGAGGGCTTCCAGGGCCGGCGCACCCACGGGCTGGCCAGCCACGGGTTCCGCACCCCGCCGACCGACCCCGGTGGTCCCCGGTGA
- a CDS encoding SCO6880 family protein gives MSTATGPVGPRVYRGLNLKEGMGWIAGMTPVQAFLVAAACTPALIAMSRNQWSTAFSWGVFAAVLVVLIVVPVHGRPAFRWLADLIMFQTGVLMRWSPWQSRAAAGLAGDRSEPDLPGVLSRLEFPDGPEFHGSRICLIHDTDQGRWGATARLTHSGVGMLSDDECTELARRLGSMLVGLGHREVVDRISLLVRTVPDDGTEYAVWRERHQRADAPTLARQVTTEIDRDVASVSVRTELFVTVSGTEDALRRPAKAAGGGVAGRAYALYRVLEAVADGLRGLGVQSVTWLTSTGVAEAIKTGFNPATAASLQYQHLMRPDPDGSVGLPISQAGPALAPAPAARAYHHDGFSSVSYAVQPPESGTIFGSLGPLLAVRTAGERRTLQIHYEILSQAAAAREVRSQRFRNNVLVDAKAQRGFNTTAVDTRRQTGAREQEAAVAAGHALVRFTVASSLTVPAEWNLEDHAARLENDSSGRFRLLRLELAQDSAFVAAALPVGIGLPRLTRAFDS, from the coding sequence ATGAGCACCGCCACCGGGCCTGTCGGCCCGCGCGTGTACCGCGGGCTGAACCTCAAGGAAGGGATGGGCTGGATCGCCGGGATGACCCCGGTCCAAGCATTCCTGGTCGCCGCCGCGTGCACCCCGGCCCTGATCGCGATGTCGCGCAACCAGTGGTCCACCGCGTTCAGCTGGGGCGTGTTCGCCGCCGTGCTGGTCGTGCTGATCGTCGTCCCCGTCCACGGCCGCCCCGCGTTCCGCTGGCTGGCCGACCTGATCATGTTCCAGACAGGAGTGCTGATGCGCTGGTCACCCTGGCAATCACGCGCCGCGGCCGGGCTGGCCGGTGACCGCAGCGAGCCCGACCTGCCCGGCGTGCTGTCGCGCCTGGAGTTCCCCGACGGCCCGGAGTTCCACGGCTCGCGGATCTGCCTGATCCACGACACCGACCAGGGACGCTGGGGTGCCACCGCTCGCCTGACCCACTCCGGTGTCGGGATGCTGTCCGACGACGAGTGCACCGAGCTCGCCCGCCGCCTCGGCTCGATGCTCGTCGGACTCGGGCACCGCGAGGTCGTCGACCGCATCTCGCTGCTCGTGCGCACCGTTCCCGACGACGGCACCGAGTACGCGGTCTGGCGCGAGCGCCACCAGCGCGCCGACGCCCCCACCCTGGCCCGGCAGGTGACCACCGAGATCGACCGCGACGTCGCCTCGGTCAGCGTGCGGACCGAGCTGTTCGTGACCGTGTCGGGCACCGAGGACGCGCTGCGCCGCCCGGCCAAGGCCGCCGGCGGCGGTGTCGCGGGCCGCGCGTACGCCCTCTACCGCGTCCTGGAAGCCGTCGCCGACGGTCTGCGCGGATTGGGCGTGCAGTCGGTGACCTGGCTGACCTCCACCGGGGTCGCCGAGGCCATCAAGACCGGCTTCAACCCCGCCACCGCCGCCTCCCTGCAGTACCAGCACCTCATGCGGCCCGACCCGGACGGCTCGGTGGGGCTACCGATCTCTCAGGCCGGCCCCGCCCTCGCTCCCGCGCCGGCCGCCCGGGCCTATCACCACGACGGGTTCTCCTCGGTCTCCTACGCGGTGCAGCCCCCGGAATCCGGGACGATCTTCGGCTCCCTCGGCCCGCTCCTCGCGGTCCGCACCGCAGGAGAGCGCCGCACCCTGCAGATCCACTACGAGATCCTGTCCCAGGCCGCCGCCGCCCGGGAGGTGCGCTCCCAGCGGTTCCGCAACAACGTCCTGGTCGACGCCAAGGCCCAGCGCGGGTTCAACACCACCGCCGTCGACACCCGCCGCCAAACCGGCGCCCGCGAACAAGAAGCAGCGGTCGCGGCCGGGCACGCCCTGGTCCGCTTCACCGTGGCCTCCTCGCTCACGGTGCCCGCCGAGTGGAACCTCGAGGACCACGCCGCCCGTCTGGAGAACGACTCCTCGGGCCGGTTCCGGCTGCTGCGCCTGGAACTGGCCCAGGACTCCGCCTTCGTCGCCGCGGCCCTCCCGGTCGGGATCGGGCTGCCCCGTCTGACCAGGGCGTTCGACTCATGA